Proteins co-encoded in one Acidovorax sp. 69 genomic window:
- the dnaQ gene encoding DNA polymerase III subunit epsilon: protein MSRQIVLDTETTGLSAEGGDRIIELGCVELLNRKLTGNNLHLYFNPGRDSHEDALKVHGISNEFLKDKPKFVEVVDEILQYLQGAEIIIHNAAFDVGFLNKELELTGRPTFRTFVESVTDTLAMAKEMYPGKRNSLDALCDRLGVDNSGRTLHGALLDAELLADVYINLTRGQDALLIADDAQDGSDGTKAAAIDLRGLALPVLRASEPELAAHADVLTQIDKASGGKTIWRTSQAA, encoded by the coding sequence ATGTCGCGCCAGATCGTTCTCGACACCGAAACCACTGGCCTGTCGGCCGAAGGCGGGGACCGCATCATTGAACTGGGCTGTGTGGAACTGCTCAACCGCAAGCTCACCGGCAATAACCTGCACCTGTATTTCAATCCCGGGCGCGATAGCCATGAAGATGCTTTGAAGGTGCACGGCATCAGCAACGAGTTTTTGAAAGACAAGCCCAAGTTTGTGGAGGTGGTCGACGAGATCCTGCAGTACCTGCAGGGCGCCGAGATCATCATTCACAACGCCGCATTCGACGTGGGCTTCTTGAACAAGGAGCTGGAGCTGACCGGGCGCCCCACGTTTCGCACCTTTGTGGAGAGTGTGACCGACACACTCGCCATGGCCAAGGAGATGTACCCGGGCAAGCGCAACTCTCTCGACGCCTTGTGTGACCGCCTGGGCGTGGACAACTCGGGCCGGACCTTGCACGGTGCCTTGCTTGATGCCGAGCTGTTGGCCGATGTGTATATCAACCTCACGCGCGGGCAGGATGCTTTGCTCATTGCTGATGACGCGCAGGACGGTTCTGACGGTACGAAGGCGGCGGCCATTGATTTGCGCGGCCTGGCGTTGCCAGTGTTGCGGGCCAGCGAGCCAGAGCTTGCAGCCCATGCCGACGTGCTGACTCAGATTGACAAGGCCAGTGGTGGTAAAACAATTTGGCGAACTTCTCAGGCGGCTTGA
- the fdx gene encoding ISC system 2Fe-2S type ferredoxin: MPVIKILPHPEYCPAGTEITAPAGTSICEALLDNHINIEHACDMSCACTTCHVIVRQGLNSLNDAEEEEEDLLDRAWGLEPQSRLSCQAILAQTDLTVEIPKYTINHAKENH; encoded by the coding sequence ATGCCCGTCATCAAAATTCTTCCCCATCCCGAATACTGCCCCGCAGGGACTGAAATCACGGCCCCTGCAGGCACCTCGATCTGCGAGGCGCTGCTGGACAACCACATCAACATCGAACATGCCTGCGACATGAGTTGCGCCTGCACCACCTGCCATGTCATCGTGCGCCAGGGGCTGAACTCGCTGAATGACGCAGAGGAAGAGGAAGAAGACCTGCTGGACCGCGCCTGGGGCCTGGAGCCGCAGTCGCGCCTGTCGTGCCAGGCGATCCTTGCGCAAACTGACCTGACGGTGGAGATTCCCAAGTACACGATCAACCACGCCAAGGAAAACCACTGA
- a CDS encoding M3 family metallopeptidase has protein sequence MSNALLDFSDLPPFDRIAPEDVAPAMDVLLEHSNQALETVTAPDFPARWDAIAKVLDVATEQLGRAWGAVSHLNSVADTPELRAAYNAALPRVTEFWTRLGADERLYAKYKAIDPATLTPEQRQAHLNAVRNFVLSGAELVGAAKERFAQIQERQAELSQKFSENALDATDAYAYFASADELEGIPSDVQQAAWAAAQAEGKAGYKLTLKMPCYLPVMQFAARSDLRAKLYRAYVTRASDQAEGDAHKFDNTALISEILALRREEAQLLGYANFGEVSVVPKMAQSPAEVVRFLRDLGRRARPYAEKDVADLRTFAAEHLGLSDPQAWDWPYISEKLKEARYAFSEQELKEYFTAPKVLAGLFKIIETLFEVSIRRDSASVWHPAVEFYRIERNGSLVGQFYLDQPARTGKRGGAWMDDVRTRWQRPDTGVLQTPVAHLVCNFAEGVDGKPPLLTHDDVITLFHEFGHGLHHMLTQVNERDVSGIGGVEWDAVELPSQFMENFCWEWDVLSHMTAHVDTGAALPRELFDKMIAAKNFQSGMQTLRQIEFALFDMLLHTEHDPAQDFMPLLQQVRSEVSVLAPPAFSRTAHTFSHIFAGGYAAGYYSYKWAEVLSADAYAAFEETAGSDGLPSTETGRRYREAILEAGGSRPAMDSFKAFRGREPSLDALLRHQGMNEELSA, from the coding sequence AGGTGTTGGATGTGGCGACAGAGCAGCTGGGGCGCGCCTGGGGAGCGGTCAGTCACCTCAACAGCGTGGCAGACACCCCGGAACTGCGCGCCGCGTACAACGCCGCCTTGCCGCGAGTCACCGAATTCTGGACCCGCCTGGGCGCCGATGAGCGTCTGTATGCCAAGTACAAAGCCATCGACCCCGCCACGCTCACACCCGAGCAGCGTCAGGCCCACCTGAACGCAGTGCGCAACTTCGTGCTCAGTGGTGCCGAGTTGGTTGGAGCCGCGAAGGAACGGTTCGCGCAAATCCAGGAGCGCCAGGCCGAGTTGAGCCAGAAATTCAGCGAAAACGCACTGGATGCCACCGACGCCTACGCCTACTTCGCGTCTGCCGATGAACTGGAAGGCATCCCCTCCGATGTGCAGCAAGCAGCATGGGCTGCAGCGCAGGCCGAAGGCAAGGCGGGTTACAAGCTCACGCTGAAGATGCCGTGCTATCTGCCGGTGATGCAATTTGCCGCGCGCAGCGACCTGCGGGCCAAGCTCTACCGCGCCTATGTCACCCGCGCCTCTGACCAGGCCGAAGGCGATGCCCACAAGTTCGACAACACCGCACTCATCAGCGAGATCCTCGCACTGCGCCGCGAAGAGGCCCAGTTGCTGGGTTATGCCAACTTTGGCGAAGTGTCCGTGGTGCCCAAGATGGCGCAGTCGCCCGCGGAGGTTGTCCGATTCCTGCGAGACCTGGGCCGCCGCGCACGTCCGTACGCGGAAAAAGACGTTGCCGACCTGCGCACCTTTGCCGCCGAACACCTGGGCTTGAGTGATCCGCAGGCCTGGGACTGGCCCTACATTTCAGAGAAGCTCAAGGAAGCCCGCTACGCGTTCAGCGAGCAGGAACTCAAGGAATACTTCACCGCGCCCAAGGTGCTGGCGGGGCTGTTCAAGATCATCGAGACGCTGTTTGAAGTCTCCATCCGTCGCGACTCGGCCTCCGTATGGCACCCCGCAGTGGAGTTCTACCGCATCGAGCGCAATGGAAGCTTGGTGGGCCAGTTCTACCTCGACCAACCCGCCCGCACCGGCAAGCGGGGCGGCGCCTGGATGGACGATGTGCGCACCCGCTGGCAGCGCCCCGACACTGGCGTGCTGCAAACTCCGGTGGCACATCTTGTCTGTAATTTTGCAGAGGGTGTTGATGGCAAGCCACCCCTGCTGACCCACGACGATGTGATCACGCTGTTCCATGAGTTTGGCCATGGCCTGCACCACATGCTGACGCAGGTGAACGAACGCGATGTCTCTGGCATTGGCGGCGTGGAATGGGATGCGGTGGAGCTTCCCAGCCAATTCATGGAAAATTTCTGCTGGGAATGGGATGTGCTGAGTCACATGACAGCCCATGTGGACACGGGTGCAGCACTGCCTCGCGAGCTGTTCGACAAAATGATCGCTGCCAAGAACTTTCAGAGCGGCATGCAAACCTTGCGCCAGATCGAGTTCGCGCTGTTCGACATGTTGCTGCACACCGAGCACGACCCCGCCCAGGATTTCATGCCGCTGCTCCAGCAGGTGCGCAGCGAGGTCTCAGTCCTTGCCCCACCCGCCTTCAGCCGCACTGCCCACACGTTCAGCCACATCTTTGCTGGCGGCTATGCGGCAGGCTACTACAGCTACAAGTGGGCCGAGGTGCTCAGCGCCGATGCCTATGCAGCCTTTGAGGAAACCGCTGGCAGTGATGGCTTGCCGAGCACAGAGACCGGCAGGCGCTATCGCGAAGCCATCCTGGAGGCCGGTGGTAGCCGCCCTGCGATGGATTCGTTCAAGGCATTCCGTGGCCGTGAGCCCAGCCTGGATGCCTTGTTACGCCACCAGGGCATGAACGAAGAGTTGAGCGCCTGA
- a CDS encoding DUF883 family protein translates to MTASDTTTTQGELEKLVSDLRGLLSSKDLDAVPEIRLLRQRLDDGMHNVRESAVRAAQDAARQAKDAALAADRYAHDEPWRVAGAALAVGALVGFLLARR, encoded by the coding sequence ATGACTGCTTCCGATACCACCACCACCCAGGGCGAACTGGAAAAGCTGGTTTCCGATCTGCGCGGGCTGTTGTCCAGCAAGGACCTGGACGCGGTTCCGGAAATCAGGCTGCTGCGCCAGCGCCTGGACGACGGTATGCACAATGTGCGCGAGTCTGCCGTGCGTGCTGCCCAGGACGCAGCCCGCCAGGCCAAGGATGCGGCACTGGCGGCTGACCGCTACGCACACGACGAACCATGGCGCGTGGCTGGTGCTGCTTTGGCTGTGGGTGCCTTGGTGGGGTTTTTGCTCGCACGCCGCTAA
- a CDS encoding phage holin family protein: MNWFSLLGLEGLVARWRAHVIEGAIAAEDRMDLARSEWTDLKQRLQQLLVLTIVVAGLTVVALIMLSLAVLVHFWDSPQRGLVAWLVAGVWMAGWAGTLVALVSVGQRAGNGFALTRRELAHDWRDIKERL; encoded by the coding sequence ATGAACTGGTTTTCGCTTCTGGGTCTTGAGGGCTTGGTCGCGCGCTGGCGTGCCCATGTGATCGAGGGCGCCATTGCCGCCGAAGATCGCATGGATCTCGCCCGCTCGGAGTGGACAGACCTCAAGCAGCGCCTTCAGCAATTGCTGGTCCTGACCATTGTGGTGGCAGGGCTCACGGTGGTTGCATTGATCATGCTGTCGCTGGCGGTACTGGTGCACTTCTGGGATTCGCCGCAGCGGGGCCTGGTGGCTTGGCTTGTGGCGGGTGTCTGGATGGCAGGATGGGCGGGCACCTTGGTGGCACTTGTGTCTGTAGGCCAGCGGGCCGGCAACGGCTTTGCCTTGACGCGCCGTGAATTGGCCCACGATTGGCGCGACATCAAGGAGCGGCTGTGA
- a CDS encoding glutaredoxin family protein, which produces MTMQKTMLAPLLASLLLVVAGAQAQGVYRIVGPDGKVTFSDRPPADDKAPPPSTRANGAAPTAASGAALPYELRQIASRFPVTIYTGNDCAPCGSLRIMLSSRGVPFTERTIATNEDISALQRLSGSTSLPFGTIGGQQLTGYSDGEWAQYLDAAGYPKQSQLPGNYRQPAPTPLVAVKPVEAAPAAESRATPPARPAPAAPVNEGPTPSNPAGIRF; this is translated from the coding sequence ATGACCATGCAAAAAACCATGTTGGCCCCCCTGTTGGCTTCTTTGCTGCTGGTTGTGGCTGGCGCTCAAGCGCAAGGCGTATACCGCATCGTAGGACCCGACGGCAAAGTGACGTTCTCCGACCGGCCGCCCGCAGATGACAAGGCACCGCCACCATCTACCCGAGCTAATGGTGCGGCGCCCACAGCCGCCAGTGGTGCCGCGTTGCCCTACGAGCTGCGACAAATCGCCAGCCGCTTTCCCGTGACGATCTATACGGGCAACGATTGCGCTCCGTGTGGCAGTCTCCGGATCATGTTGTCATCGCGCGGTGTGCCTTTTACTGAGCGCACCATTGCGACCAATGAGGATATTTCAGCGCTGCAACGCCTCAGCGGAAGCACCAGTTTGCCTTTTGGCACGATTGGTGGGCAGCAATTAACAGGTTACTCGGATGGGGAATGGGCTCAGTACCTGGATGCGGCAGGCTACCCCAAACAATCTCAGCTGCCGGGCAACTACCGCCAGCCCGCGCCCACCCCGTTGGTGGCAGTGAAGCCCGTGGAGGCGGCTCCCGCCGCCGAGTCACGGGCAACTCCCCCGGCACGCCCCGCACCTGCAGCGCCCGTCAATGAAGGGCCTACTCCCAGCAATCCTGCGGGCATCCGTTTCTGA
- a CDS encoding histone deacetylase family protein produces the protein MITFHNPLHLGHAPVHEFFRGERVPCFEKPARVDYVEEALRLRGHGMEAPDVDSSAVLSQVHAQRYLNFVQTAWQQWLALDPANATAQPFPSVWPVRTLRSDVEPDNFVARLGLYSMDNGTPMAAGTWAAAKAGADAAASAGVRVAQGARAAFCCTRPPGHHAGPDFMGGYCFLNNAAVAAQTLRNHGAQRVALLDVDYHHGNGTQSIFYDRADVLFISIHGDPRTEYPFYLGHADETGVSEGAGFNLNLPLPAGTSAATWFDALESACARIVRQGADALVISLGLDAFEGDPISKFALTSADFTRLGERLAGLGLPTVFVLEGGYAAAELGTNAVNVLDGFEQAKFS, from the coding sequence ATGATCACCTTCCACAACCCCTTGCACCTAGGCCATGCGCCTGTCCATGAGTTCTTCCGTGGTGAACGCGTGCCCTGTTTCGAAAAGCCCGCGCGGGTTGACTATGTGGAGGAGGCGCTGCGTTTGCGCGGCCATGGCATGGAGGCGCCCGACGTCGACAGCAGCGCCGTACTCAGTCAGGTGCATGCGCAACGCTACCTGAATTTCGTGCAAACCGCATGGCAGCAATGGCTTGCGCTGGACCCTGCCAATGCGACGGCACAGCCTTTTCCCTCTGTGTGGCCGGTGCGCACGCTGCGCAGCGACGTCGAGCCGGACAACTTTGTGGCGCGCCTTGGTCTCTATTCCATGGACAACGGTACACCGATGGCTGCGGGCACCTGGGCGGCCGCCAAGGCAGGGGCCGATGCGGCAGCCAGTGCGGGGGTGCGCGTTGCACAGGGCGCTCGCGCAGCTTTCTGCTGCACGCGCCCACCTGGCCACCACGCGGGCCCTGATTTCATGGGGGGTTATTGTTTTCTGAACAACGCCGCAGTGGCTGCTCAGACGTTGCGCAACCACGGGGCGCAGCGCGTGGCCTTGCTGGATGTGGACTACCACCATGGCAACGGTACACAAAGCATCTTCTACGACCGGGCCGATGTGCTGTTCATCAGCATTCATGGCGATCCACGCACCGAGTACCCTTTTTATCTGGGCCATGCGGACGAAACCGGGGTCAGTGAGGGAGCGGGTTTCAACCTGAACCTGCCGCTGCCTGCAGGCACCAGCGCCGCCACCTGGTTCGATGCGCTCGAAAGCGCCTGTGCGCGGATTGTCCGTCAGGGGGCTGATGCCCTGGTGATTTCTCTCGGGCTCGATGCCTTTGAGGGCGACCCCATCTCCAAGTTTGCGCTGACGTCCGCCGATTTCACGCGGCTGGGTGAGCGCCTCGCGGGGCTTGGCTTGCCTACGGTCTTTGTGCTGGAGGGCGGTTATGCGGCCGCAGAGTTGGGGACCAACGCCGTCAATGTGCTCGACGGTTTTGAACAGGCAAAATTCTCGTGA
- a CDS encoding quinone-dependent dihydroorotate dehydrogenase: protein MSLIPYALTRPFLFSMDAEVAHELTMDMLARGQRTPLQWAWCNETVDDPVQLAGLTFPNRVGMAAGLDKNARCIDALGAMGFGFVEVGTVTPKAQPGNPKPRMFRLPEARALINRLGFNNEGLDAFLHNVQQARFRSHNRKRPLLLGLNIGKNATTPIENATSDYLTCLEGVYPHADYVTVNISSPNTQNLRALQSDAALDALLGAIAGRREALVVQHGRRVPVFVKIAPDLDEGQVSVIAATLQRHGMDGVIATNTTISRAAVQGMRHAEETGGLSGAPVLEASNQVIRQLRAALGSRFPIIGVGGILSADDAVSKIRAGADVVQIYTGLIYEGPALVAKAAKAIKALA, encoded by the coding sequence ATGTCCCTGATCCCCTACGCACTCACACGCCCCTTTCTCTTCAGCATGGACGCCGAAGTCGCCCACGAACTCACCATGGACATGCTGGCGCGTGGACAACGCACGCCACTGCAATGGGCCTGGTGCAATGAAACCGTGGACGACCCGGTGCAGTTGGCGGGCCTGACGTTTCCTAACCGCGTCGGCATGGCTGCGGGCCTGGACAAGAATGCACGCTGCATTGATGCACTGGGGGCCATGGGTTTCGGTTTTGTGGAGGTCGGTACGGTCACCCCCAAGGCGCAGCCCGGCAACCCCAAGCCGCGCATGTTCCGCCTGCCCGAGGCCCGTGCCCTGATTAACCGCCTGGGTTTCAACAACGAGGGTTTGGATGCCTTCCTGCACAACGTGCAACAGGCGCGGTTTCGCTCACACAACCGCAAACGCCCCTTGCTGCTGGGTTTGAACATCGGTAAAAACGCCACAACCCCCATCGAAAACGCCACCAGCGACTATCTGACCTGCCTAGAGGGCGTGTATCCCCATGCGGACTACGTCACGGTCAATATCAGCTCTCCCAATACACAAAACCTGCGTGCACTTCAGAGCGACGCCGCTTTAGACGCCTTGCTCGGCGCGATTGCAGGGCGGCGCGAAGCACTGGTTGTGCAACACGGTCGGCGTGTCCCGGTTTTCGTCAAGATTGCGCCCGATCTTGACGAGGGCCAGGTATCGGTCATTGCCGCTACGCTGCAGCGGCACGGCATGGACGGAGTGATTGCTACGAACACAACCATCAGTCGCGCCGCAGTGCAGGGCATGCGCCATGCCGAGGAAACTGGCGGACTCAGTGGGGCACCCGTGCTGGAGGCCAGCAATCAGGTCATTCGGCAACTGCGTGCTGCCCTGGGAAGCCGCTTTCCCATCATCGGCGTGGGCGGCATCCTGAGCGCTGACGATGCCGTGAGCAAGATCCGCGCAGGCGCCGACGTTGTCCAGATCTACACCGGTCTGATCTATGAAGGCCCGGCCTTGGTCGCCAAAGCGGCCAAAGCCATCAAGGCCTTGGCCTGA
- the rpiA gene encoding ribose-5-phosphate isomerase RpiA: protein MTTIPSLTQDELKTLVGQAALQYVVPGEIVGVGTGSTVNKFIDALAGMKDMIKGAVSSSVASTERLKALGIVVFDANAVQSLSVYIDGADEIDGQGHMVKGGGAALTREKIVAALADRFVCIADESKLVQALGQFPLPVEVIPMAANHVARRFSAMGGQANLRLKDGLPLVTDNGQHILDVRGLSITDPLAFESQINQWPGVVTVGVFAHQKASVCLLGTAQGVKTLTY, encoded by the coding sequence ATGACGACCATTCCTTCCCTGACCCAAGACGAACTCAAGACCCTGGTAGGCCAAGCCGCATTGCAATACGTGGTGCCTGGCGAGATTGTGGGGGTGGGCACAGGCTCCACCGTCAACAAGTTCATCGACGCCCTGGCGGGCATGAAGGACATGATCAAGGGCGCTGTTTCCAGCTCGGTGGCGAGCACCGAGCGCCTGAAGGCGCTGGGCATTGTCGTGTTCGATGCCAACGCAGTGCAGTCTTTGTCCGTCTATATTGACGGCGCCGATGAAATCGACGGCCAGGGCCATATGGTCAAGGGCGGCGGCGCAGCCCTGACGCGCGAGAAGATTGTGGCGGCGTTGGCTGACAGGTTCGTTTGCATCGCCGATGAGTCCAAGCTGGTACAAGCCCTGGGTCAATTTCCTTTGCCTGTGGAAGTGATTCCCATGGCAGCCAATCACGTCGCCCGCCGTTTTTCGGCCATGGGCGGGCAGGCGAACTTGCGGCTCAAGGATGGTCTGCCGCTGGTCACGGACAACGGACAACACATTCTGGATGTCAGGGGACTGTCGATCACAGATCCGCTGGCGTTTGAGTCGCAAATCAACCAATGGCCCGGTGTGGTGACCGTGGGCGTGTTTGCCCACCAGAAGGCTTCCGTGTGTCTGCTGGGAACGGCCCAAGGGGTAAAGACCCTGACCTACTGA
- a CDS encoding NAD(P)/FAD-dependent oxidoreductase has product MTDVVDCVVVGAGVVGLAVARAMALRGREVMVLESADAIGTGTSSRNSEVIHAGLYYSTGSLKARLCVQGKEMLYAYCAERGVPHRRCGKLLVATSAAQLASLESIQERAQANGVLDLQWLSRDAALALEPALECVGALHSPSTGIVDSHALMLALQGDLEHAGGIVALNSPLALAEYAQDAINLEAKDGTRLQARTVINAAGLSAPALAACFAGLAPAHVPAAHYAKGSYFTLAGKAPFSHLIYPVPEAAGLGVHLTLDLGGQAKFGPDVQWVESADDLLVDPARGDAFYAEVRKYWPALQDGALAPGYAGIRPKIHGANAPAADFVIQGPAVHGVPGLVNLFGIESPGLTSALAIAEHVAALV; this is encoded by the coding sequence ATGACCGATGTGGTGGACTGCGTGGTGGTGGGGGCGGGCGTGGTGGGGCTTGCCGTGGCCCGTGCGATGGCGTTGCGAGGGCGCGAGGTGATGGTGCTGGAGTCGGCAGACGCCATTGGCACCGGCACCAGTTCGCGCAACAGTGAGGTGATCCATGCCGGGCTTTACTATTCCACCGGTTCCTTGAAGGCGCGTCTGTGTGTGCAGGGCAAGGAGATGCTTTATGCCTATTGTGCAGAGCGCGGCGTGCCACATCGCCGCTGTGGGAAGTTACTGGTAGCAACATCGGCGGCTCAGTTGGCCAGTCTGGAGTCCATTCAGGAACGGGCGCAGGCCAACGGTGTGCTGGACCTGCAATGGCTCAGTCGTGACGCAGCGCTGGCGCTGGAGCCTGCCCTTGAGTGTGTGGGAGCATTGCATTCGCCCAGCACCGGCATTGTCGATAGCCATGCGCTGATGCTGGCGCTGCAAGGTGACTTGGAGCACGCTGGTGGGATCGTGGCATTGAATTCGCCGCTTGCGCTTGCGGAGTATGCGCAAGATGCTATAAATTTAGAAGCAAAAGATGGAACCCGGCTGCAGGCCCGTACCGTCATCAACGCGGCGGGACTCTCTGCGCCCGCTTTGGCGGCCTGTTTTGCAGGCCTAGCTCCTGCGCATGTTCCTGCAGCCCACTATGCCAAGGGCAGCTATTTCACGTTGGCGGGCAAGGCGCCTTTCAGCCATCTGATCTACCCTGTGCCTGAAGCGGCTGGTCTGGGCGTGCACCTGACGCTGGATCTGGGTGGGCAGGCCAAGTTTGGACCCGACGTGCAATGGGTGGAGTCTGCGGACGACTTGCTGGTGGACCCTGCCCGTGGTGATGCTTTTTATGCTGAGGTACGCAAGTACTGGCCCGCTCTGCAGGACGGTGCGTTGGCCCCTGGGTACGCGGGCATTCGCCCCAAGATCCACGGCGCCAATGCGCCTGCAGCAGATTTTGTGATCCAGGGCCCTGCGGTCCACGGAGTCCCCGGGTTGGTGAACCTGTTTGGCATCGAATCACCCGGGTTGACAAGTGCCCTTGCTATTGCTGAGCATGTGGCTGCACTTGTTTGA
- the hscA gene encoding Fe-S protein assembly chaperone HscA, whose translation MALLQISEPGQSPDPHQRRIAVGIDLGTTHSLVAAVRNGVSECLPDAQGRVLLPSVVRYLANGGRQIGYDAVASQAQDARNTIASAKRFMGRGLKDVADAGKLPYDFVPAIDVEAGGMVSLATVDGNKSPVEVSAEILATLRYRAEDTFNDDLYGAVITVPAYFDDAQRQATKDAAKLAGIHLLRLINEPTAAAIAYGLDNASEGVYAVYDLGGGTFDISILRLTQGVFEVIATGGDSALGGDDYDAALADWVLQQLGLQAVTATDKSAVRIAARACKEALTAIDSVAFSALLSGAEAHFDVKRSDFEAITADLTARSMAAVRRALRDAHLARDEVQGVVMVGGSTRMPQVQSAVAEFFGKEPLTNLNPDEVVALGAAIQANQLAGNNTSGDLLLLDVIPLSLGIETMGGLVERIVARNETIPTAKAQDFTTYKDGQTALAIHVVQGERDLVQDCRSLARFELRGIPPMAAGAARIRVTFTVDADGLLSVSAREQGSGVEARIDVKPSYGLSDDQIAHMLQDGFATAAQDMKARAVVEARVDADRMLIATQSALDADGDVLSSRERAAIDGLMVALRHQRDVDDAAVIEAATDALAKGTEAFAAQRMNRGIQQALAGKNVQTL comes from the coding sequence ATGGCGCTTTTGCAGATTTCCGAACCCGGGCAATCCCCCGACCCGCACCAGCGACGCATCGCTGTCGGCATTGATCTGGGAACCACCCATTCCCTCGTTGCCGCTGTCCGCAATGGTGTGTCAGAGTGCCTGCCCGATGCGCAGGGCAGGGTGTTGCTGCCATCGGTGGTGCGCTACCTCGCCAACGGTGGGCGCCAGATTGGCTATGACGCCGTGGCTTCGCAAGCCCAGGATGCGCGCAACACCATCGCCTCGGCCAAGCGTTTCATGGGGCGCGGCCTGAAAGACGTGGCGGACGCGGGCAAGCTGCCCTATGACTTTGTTCCCGCCATCGACGTCGAGGCGGGTGGCATGGTCAGCCTAGCGACGGTAGATGGCAACAAGTCGCCTGTTGAGGTCAGCGCCGAAATTCTGGCCACGCTGCGCTACCGGGCTGAAGACACCTTCAATGATGATCTCTATGGCGCGGTCATCACCGTGCCCGCGTACTTCGACGACGCCCAGCGCCAAGCCACCAAGGATGCGGCCAAGCTCGCCGGCATTCATCTGCTGCGCCTCATCAATGAGCCTACGGCAGCGGCGATTGCCTACGGGCTGGACAACGCCAGCGAAGGTGTTTACGCTGTGTATGACCTGGGCGGAGGCACTTTTGACATCTCCATCCTGCGCCTTACGCAAGGCGTATTTGAGGTCATTGCCACGGGCGGTGACTCGGCTTTGGGCGGGGATGACTACGATGCGGCGCTGGCTGACTGGGTCCTGCAGCAACTAGGGCTGCAAGCGGTCACCGCCACCGATAAATCCGCAGTACGCATCGCGGCGCGTGCTTGCAAGGAGGCGTTAACCGCTATTGATTCAGTAGCATTCAGCGCTTTATTGTCAGGCGCTGAAGCCCATTTTGACGTTAAACGCTCGGATTTTGAGGCCATCACGGCTGACTTGACGGCACGCTCCATGGCCGCCGTGCGCCGTGCGCTGCGTGACGCACACCTGGCCCGCGATGAGGTGCAAGGCGTGGTAATGGTGGGCGGCTCCACCCGCATGCCGCAGGTGCAGAGCGCGGTGGCAGAGTTTTTTGGCAAAGAGCCACTGACCAATCTCAACCCTGACGAGGTAGTGGCGCTGGGCGCTGCCATTCAGGCCAATCAGCTGGCAGGGAACAATACGTCGGGTGACTTGTTACTGCTGGATGTGATTCCGCTGTCGCTGGGCATCGAAACCATGGGGGGGCTGGTCGAGCGCATCGTGGCGCGCAACGAGACCATCCCCACGGCCAAGGCGCAGGATTTCACGACCTACAAAGACGGCCAAACAGCACTGGCGATCCATGTAGTTCAGGGCGAGCGCGACCTGGTGCAGGACTGTCGCAGCCTGGCGCGTTTTGAGCTGCGCGGCATCCCCCCCATGGCCGCAGGCGCTGCGCGCATCCGCGTGACCTTCACCGTCGATGCCGACGGCTTGCTGAGCGTGAGCGCGCGGGAGCAGGGCAGTGGGGTGGAGGCGCGCATCGACGTGAAGCCGTCGTATGGCCTCTCTGACGACCAGATTGCACACATGCTGCAGGACGGTTTTGCCACGGCCGCACAGGACATGAAGGCCCGTGCCGTGGTCGAGGCCCGTGTGGATGCCGACCGCATGCTGATCGCCACCCAGAGTGCACTGGATGCAGATGGCGATGTGCTCAGTTCGCGCGAGCGCGCAGCCATCGATGGCCTGATGGTCGCATTGCGCCACCAGCGCGATGTCGACGATGCGGCCGTCATTGAAGCCGCCACCGACGCCTTGGCCAAGGGTACCGAGGCCTTTGCGGCCCAGCGTATGAACCGGGGTATCCAGCAGGCGCTGGCCGGCAAGAACGTTCAGACCCTCTGA